The genomic window ACTGCCTTCCCGCTGCTAATACCTTTGCCTTCTCAATTCCCGAAAGCATCCTCCCAGTGATTGCCATTCCCACAACGGCAATGATTACCAAAACCAACATCAACTCAATCAAAGTTACCCCAATAACGCAACATTTTAAGCAATGCTTATTTTTTCGCATTATTTTTCTCAGTTTTTATGCCTAACAATGTAACTGATTTCTCCTCCAACTATGGTCTTTATTTATAAACACTATGTGTACCAATATCATAATAGAGAACGGTCTCATCATTAATAAATCGAAACAAAATTCGGTACTGATAATCTACAGAATATGACCAATAATCTCTCAATCTTCCCTTGAGTTTGTGAGTTTTAAGACGTGGATCAAAGGGATTGGTTTTGAATATCTTTTCTCTCTTTTTAGCACGCAATTTTATTTCTTCAGGTAAGCTTTTATATGCCTTAATAAAATGAGTGGTAGGATAGATTTTGGTAATCACCATTTATTTATCAAGTTCCGATAATGACTGAATAGGCTTCAATTTATCTTTGCGATATTCCCTCTCTCCTTTACGGATAACCTTCAAGATTTGTGCTTCTTCTAAGAGACGCAATATTTTCATATACTTTTTTGCGTCTATAACCACAGCAGTGCGTTTACCATTTTCATCTACAATAAATTTCTCATGAAAAATTGTCCGCATTTCTTCACCTCCTAGTTCAAATTTTACCATAATCTGAAAGAAATCCACAAGAAAAAATCCTCTTATTTTTCAATCGCATAAATTGGACCGGTTTCATTTCTTCTTAATGTACCATTTTAAGCAATGCTTATTTTGTCGCATTATTTATTTTCTCCAAGTTTTCCCTGGCAGTTTCATTCTCAGGCTCAATCTCTAAGACTTTTTCAAAAGCACGCCTTGCCTTCTGATTCTCTCCTTTTGCCAGATAACAGAAGCCTAAGTTATTATAAGCCTTAACATTCTCAGGTTCAAGCTGGATGGTTTCCCGATAAGCTGAAATTGCGCTCTCAATTTGTCCCATTGCTTGAAACACCGAACCCAAATTGAAATGATACTCTGCTCTTGCCCGGTTTATCCCAATTGCCTTACTGAATTCTTTCAGTGCCTTGCGATAAAGTCCTTTTTCAAAATAGATGCAACCTAAGTTATTATGTGCTTCCGCAGACAAACCCCCTTTCCCTGAAGTAGCCATCTTATATTCCCTTATCGCTTTCTCCTTCTCTCCCAATTTTTCATAAATAAAACCTAAATTGGCATGGGTTGAAGGAAGGTCGGGATTAACTAAAAGTGCATTTTCATAATAGTCAAGGGCTTTTTCCAAATTACCTTCTGCCTGATAGGTTGCTCCGAGATTATTATAAAGTTCTCCCAGATAAGGATTAACTTTAATTGCCCTTTCATATTCAAAACGTGCCAGGTCTATTCTCCCTATTAAATCAAAAAATACTGCCTTTTTAAAATAGGAAAGTGGATATATTCTTTTTTGCCTGAAGGGAAAGGTCTTTATTTCCATTTCCGGTTCAGAATCCTGCCAATTATTAAAATCAATGGCATATTTTTCAATCACCGACTTGTTTTCTTCACTATTTTTTACAAAAACCAAAGCCTTGGCATCAAAAAAAACCAAGCGCCAGTTTTTATCATTCATCAATCTGCCCAGTAAAACTTTGCTGGAATTAATATCTAGGAGAAAATAATTCAGGTCATAATCTTTAACCAATTGCTCAAATGTATAGGGGTATAAAAAAACTTCAGCATAAAATTGGAGATGGT from Candidatus Omnitrophota bacterium includes these protein-coding regions:
- a CDS encoding type II toxin-antitoxin system mRNA interferase toxin, RelE/StbE family, translating into MVITKIYPTTHFIKAYKSLPEEIKLRAKKREKIFKTNPFDPRLKTHKLKGRLRDYWSYSVDYQYRILFRFINDETVLYYDIGTHSVYK